The Syngnathus acus chromosome 2, fSynAcu1.2, whole genome shotgun sequence genomic interval TCGCGGATACAAAACGAATCAACGCGAGCAAGGGGGGAATTTGtaaccttttttcttcttcatctccTCTTTTGGACGAAAGCCGAGACCTTTGCGGAGAACTTTACTTCCTCTGGCCGGGAGCCGTTTAGTGGGCGTGTCCACCCCGAGTATGCCGAGGGTGACGCTCTGGGTCGGCGGGAAAGTTCTGATTTGCTTTGTCGTGATAGTTTTGTCGTCATCTGCAGTGGAGAGGCATCAAAAAGGAACCAATTCTCCACACTGCTAGCTTCTCAGATATCCCGGATAcaaatacagtggaacctctcaGGCCAAACTCAGAATTCAACTGGTATCTTTTTGTCGCACAAGAACTTGGCAGTCTGAACCGCCATCAAATATGTCttgcattttcaaaatcaacaCATTTTCATAGTTGAGGTTCTCAGGTGGAAGGTGGTAATTAGGACATCCGCCAGCCAAGAAGTTCTGAAGATCCGGGTTTGAATCTGGGCTCTGGTTTTATGGTGGGAAATATTCTCCTTGAGCTTGTTTGTATCGATACTCCGGCTTCTTGCCACATTGCAAttaatatctaaaaaaaaaaattgtacaaaGGACGTCTTTTGACCTTTGAGATTCCACTGTATGTCGTAAAATATTCATTCTGGGTACCTTTTGAATCAATCCAGCTACTGTCTGTGTCACAGATGGAGACATCTGCTGGAGCTTCATCAAGAGAAGCTTGATAGGGGTCTTCTATCTTTTGACTTATCTCCATGGATGACTGCATACCAGTCTTCTTCTCCTCTCTTATTTCAGTTGCATCATCTTGATGGTCCTCATCAGAACATACGGAAGGGCTGCAAAAATGCCTCTTAGCTTGCCCGACACCGTTATTTTCCTGGATCACCTGAGCCACTTGTGGCTCCTTCTGATCCACTTTGGGGAGCACAGGCTCATCAGCATCACATCTGAGGTCTTCAACGACCTCTCGGTCATCCTCTTCTTCCACTTGCGCTTGAGGTATAATTATGACTGGAGAGGGAAATTGTGGCTTTGGTGAGCCTTCCTGTAAGTAGAGTGCACTCGTTCCATCAGAGGGCTTTTGGGCATCAGGGATCTCGTCCTTTCCTTTTGTTTCTGACCTTGCAGGTGTTCTGGGACCACCGAGCAATTTCTTGCAATCTTGTTTCTGTCTCTCACGTTCAGTTTCTGAAGATGTAAAGATGAAGGAAGTGTCCGGTGGGACAGGAGAGGCTTCTCTTGAAGGGTCTTTTTCAATGTCCACTTCAGGAATTGTTGGTATCTTCATGTCACCAGGTAGAGCGTTCCCTAAAGGAAACTCAGTCAGTCGGTCTTTTGGACCAATTTTTGGGATTCTGAGGCGATCTGGTTTCATTCCACTGGTCACAGCTTTTTCTAGTATCTTTGCCCGTGAAGGTGATTTTTGCAATATTCCAAGATTAGATCCTTTATTATCGATTGTTTGATCTCCAAGGTTGTTGACTTGAAAATCCATCAAAGGGTAAGAAGAGTCCTCAGGAGAAGGCATGGGGACAGAATATTCGTTAAAGACCTCTTCACCCATCATTTGCTCTCCAAGGGTGAGTTTGGATAAAAATCTTCCAGGGACAGGACACAAGTGTTCAGAAAACATTCTTGATTTCCGTCCCTCCGCTTCATCTTCGCTCTCTTCAGACGTGGTGACAAAGTAGGTTTTTGAGTCCGAGCCCGTATCAGCTTTGACCTCTGCACCACATTGCGAAATGACTTGGATCGCTTCGACGGTTTTCTCTCGGTTTCCCTCTTGTGCCTCCTGTTTGGTATTTTCTTCGAGTCGGGCTGTAAGTTGGGAGGACACTGTACGACTTTGTGTGCAGTCATGTCAACTCGAAGCAGCAGCCACAAAAAGCTGGGCAACCACAGCCAAGCCGAGGCCTTGAGCACACAGAAGCCGTCGCTCTCCATTGTCACAGCAGCTAATGAAATGAAGCCATGACTTGCATGATGgtagatgacaaaaaaagtaaaggcGTGGTCAAATTATTCAATTCCTATTGCAATGCAAGTTgcttgacccaaaaaaaagtgattcaacttttttttttcccccattgtgCGTTCTTACAGAGGAACATTTGGTTTCATATTCAGGTTTGCACACCAAATCTAAAAAAGTGCTAAATGCTAATTGCATTTGCAATGTAGCTGGCAACACACAAAAGTACGGCCATTGTCAAGCAACACGTGGTCGAGTCCGACAACAGTCTCCGTAAAAGCAAAGGCAACTGCGGAAAAGCACAAAATCATAAGGATGGACGAGCTGCAACAAAGCTGCAGGGAAGCAAGAAATTATTTGggatgggcttttttttttcccccaatcaCACACATGCGCTCAGTCCCACGCACACGCTCAGAAAGGAGGAGTCACCCCTTTGCACGTGGCCCCCGACAAACCTTGTTCTGAAGGACTCTGTTCCCTGTGACgacttgctccattttgcaGCTCAGGTGTCTGAGCTTGCTCGCAGCCCCAAACCTGCGCATCGGCTAGCAAATCTTTCTGCTCTAAGGCGCCCGCTTGCCCATATGTCACTTCCTCCTCCTGGCAAACGGCAACTTCCTCCTGCTCATCCTCATCCTGTTGTTGCTCCTCCGCAGAGAAAGCACTGACAGGTTCTAATTTATCTTCTCAAACAAGGGAGGGAGGTGGGTGAGACATGGAGGGAATTGGGGTTACAGGGGGTCACAAGACATTTGGATCTAGAATGGAGACACGTGATGTAAACAAACCAACAACGAGTGGATACGGAGAAAATCTTGCCAAGAATAAGAAGGAGAGTGGCGTCTTTTTCTGAATGCTCTTGTAGAATGTTGAAATTAAAGGAGACGTGTCATTTTCCAGCACAGTGGACTAGTGGTTCTGCCTCGCAGTTCTAAAGTTGGAGGTTTGAGCATCTCTTCTGTGGAGTTAGCATATTCGTATCTCTCTGTACTTTGGTTTTCTGCAACATTCCAAAATACGTGAATACTTCGAAATTGTTCTTAGCTGTGATTGGTTCTTTCTTTATATTGTAtctgccctgtgattggctgccaATCACTTTGGGCCtcctgcccaaagtcagctcaAGTCACACTATGTGggactattattattatatatcattatttattatttatcattattattatttttgttactattatgatgaaaaaaatcttttttttttggtttttcatttgtttttcttgttatgTGCACTCAAACTATGATTACAAATATTGTGATGCTGATGTGGTGTTTTGCATAAATGTCCGATGCATTCAGATTTATTCCTTCCGCTTCAATTCTATTTGACGCTTTTAGATTCATCATTTCAGTACGTCGTGTGTTGTCGGTAGCAACGGGCAAAAACTACCAAGGCGGTTTGACTAGCGTATTTGGGTGATTGCATGCGACATAGAAATGGTCGGGAAAAAGTGTTACTTTGTCCCGGAGACAATTGTGAAGCTGACTAACGAGACGACCTGTGAGTGTAAACATCTCGGCTTTGACACGGTGCAGACGCTCAAAGGTAAACGGAACGACCAGTAGTGTCTGACATCATCTGACGCTCGGGTTTACTCTGGCCACCATTTGCGTAGCCTAAAAAGTGTGCATTGGGTATACCTTGTGCCGCCGGCCCAATCTGCTGAGCGGAtggagagggaggaggggagggaggcaaATTGGCTGAGTCATCCACTGTGGAGGGAgaaagagacaca includes:
- the LOC119119437 gene encoding microtubule-associated protein 4-like isoform X3, coding for MADSRQPDEHWASNGQENGQNGYSAYRENGFHGGAAAHPNATVCVSLSPSTVDDSANLPPSPPPSPSAQQIGPAAQDKLEPVSAFSAEEQQQDEDEQEEVAVCQEEEVTYGQAGALEQKDLLADAQVWGCEQAQTPELQNGASRHREQSPSEQARLEENTKQEAQEGNREKTVEAIQVISQCGAEVKADTGSDSKTYFVTTSEESEDEAEGRKSRMFSEHLCPVPGRFLSKLTLGEQMMGEEVFNEYSVPMPSPEDSSYPLMDFQVNNLGDQTIDNKGSNLGILQKSPSRAKILEKAVTSGMKPDRLRIPKIGPKDRLTEFPLGNALPGDMKIPTIPEVDIEKDPSREASPVPPDTSFIFTSSETERERQKQDCKKLLGGPRTPARSETKGKDEIPDAQKPSDGTSALYLQEGSPKPQFPSPVIIIPQAQVEEEDDREVVEDLRCDADEPVLPKVDQKEPQVAQVIQENNGVGQAKRHFCSPSVCSDEDHQDDATEIREEKKTGMQSSMEISQKIEDPYQASLDEAPADVSICDTDSSWIDSKDDDKTITTKQIRTFPPTQSVTLGILGVDTPTKRLPARGSKVLRKGLGFRPKEEMKKKKVAIIRRADQNKVSAFQARKSLAKAAVKHPRPALLHRRKAAGVESSQPLSVHQSRERPTERTYRSPEKRSSLPRPSKSLTRHLPASEQEDNSTPCRPTCTDSGRSWSARSGTSTPGSSAVTPGTPPSYSRTPGSRTPGSHTPKSFSVLQEKKVAIIRTPPKSPSSAQRQLKVLNQPLPDLKNVKSKIGSTANLKHQPKGGQVQILNEKVDFSHVQSKCGSKDNLKHTPKGGNVMIPSVKLDFSHVQAKCGSLNKLQHTPGGGNVQIQSNKIDLSHITSKCGSMSNIRYRPGGGNVRIENVKLDFKDKAQPKIGSMDNTSHMPGGGNVMIESHKLSFRETAKARVDHGAEIVVTHSPGLGMSGTSPHLSSDGSINQLDSPQLATLAQDVTAALAKQGL
- the LOC119119437 gene encoding microtubule-associated protein 2-like isoform X4; its protein translation is MADSRQPDEHWASNGQENGQNGYSAYRENGFHGGAAAHPNATVDDSANLPPSPPPSPSAQQIGPAAQDKLEPVSAFSAEEQQQDEDEQEEVAVCQEEEVTYGQAGALEQKDLLADAQVWGCEQAQTPELQNGASRHREQSPSEQARLEENTKQEAQEGNREKTVEAIQVISQCGAEVKADTGSDSKTYFVTTSEESEDEAEGRKSRMFSEHLCPVPGRFLSKLTLGEQMMGEEVFNEYSVPMPSPEDSSYPLMDFQVNNLGDQTIDNKGSNLGILQKSPSRAKILEKAVTSGMKPDRLRIPKIGPKDRLTEFPLGNALPGDMKIPTIPEVDIEKDPSREASPVPPDTSFIFTSSETERERQKQDCKKLLGGPRTPARSETKGKDEIPDAQKPSDGTSALYLQEGSPKPQFPSPVIIIPQAQVEEEDDREVVEDLRCDADEPVLPKVDQKEPQVAQVIQENNGVGQAKRHFCSPSVCSDEDHQDDATEIREEKKTGMQSSMEISQKIEDPYQASLDEAPADVSICDTDSSWIDSKDDDKTITTKQIRTFPPTQSVTLGILGVDTPTKRLPARGSKVLRKGLGFRPKEEMKKKKVAIIRRADQNKVSAFQARKSLAKAAVKHPRPALLHRRKAAGVESSQPLSVHQSRERPTERTYRSPEKRSSLPRPSKSLTRHLPASEQEDNSTPCRPTSINTEVKGDSRSGRGPSMAGTDSGRSWSARSGTSTPGSSAVTPGTPPSYSRTPGSRTPGSHTPKSFSVLQEKKVAIIRTPPKSPSSAQRQLKVLNQPLPDLKNVKSKIGSTANLKHQPKGGQVMIPSVKLDFSHVQAKCGSLNKLQHTPGGGNVQIQSNKIDLSHITSKCGSMSNIRYRPGGGNVRIENVKLDFKDKAQPKIGSMDNTSHMPGGGNVMIESHKLSFRETAKARVDHGAEIVVTHSPGLGMSGTSPHLSSDGSINQLDSPQLATLAQDVTAALAKQGL
- the LOC119119437 gene encoding uncharacterized protein LOC119119437 isoform X2; this translates as MADSRQPDEHWASNGQENGQNGYSAYRENGFHGGAAAHPNATVCVSLSPSTVDDSANLPPSPPPSPSAQQIGPAAQDKLEPVSAFSAEEQQQDEDEQEEVAVCQEEEVTYGQAGALEQKDLLADAQVWGCEQAQTPELQNGASRHREQSPSEQARLEENTKQEAQEGNREKTVEAIQVISQCGAEVKADTGSDSKTYFVTTSEESEDEAEGRKSRMFSEHLCPVPGRFLSKLTLGEQMMGEEVFNEYSVPMPSPEDSSYPLMDFQVNNLGDQTIDNKGSNLGILQKSPSRAKILEKAVTSGMKPDRLRIPKIGPKDRLTEFPLGNALPGDMKIPTIPEVDIEKDPSREASPVPPDTSFIFTSSETERERQKQDCKKLLGGPRTPARSETKGKDEIPDAQKPSDGTSALYLQEGSPKPQFPSPVIIIPQAQVEEEDDREVVEDLRCDADEPVLPKVDQKEPQVAQVIQENNGVGQAKRHFCSPSVCSDEDHQDDATEIREEKKTGMQSSMEISQKIEDPYQASLDEAPADVSICDTDSSWIDSKDDDKTITTKQIRTFPPTQSVTLGILGVDTPTKRLPARGSKVLRKGLGFRPKEEMKKKKVAIIRRADQNKVSAFQARKSLAKAAVKHPRPALLHRRKAAGVESSQPLSVHQSRERPTPLSLHLSRQRTSSPTRPVLLKMAMQSQQSPRPDSACSLKRSPQVEAVLSEAPPTLACSRTAPQKNIQERTYRSPEKRSSLPRPSKSLTRHLPASEQEDNSTPCRPTCTDSGRSWSARSGTSTPGSSAVTPGTPPSYSRTPGSRTPGSHTPKSFSVLQEKKVAIIRTPPKSPSSAQRQLKVLNQPLPDLKNVKSKIGSTANLKHQPKGGQVQILNEKVDFSHVQSKCGSKDNLKHTPKGGNVMIPSVKLDFSHVQAKCGSLNKLQHTPGGGNVQIQSNKIDLSHITSKCGSMSNIRYRPGGGNVRIENVKLDFKDKAQPKIGSMDNTSHMPGGGNVMIESHKLSFRETAKARVDHGAEIVVTHSPGLGMSGTSPHLSSDGSINQLDSPQLATLAQDVTAALAKQGL
- the LOC119119437 gene encoding uncharacterized protein LOC119119437 isoform X1; this translates as MADSRQPDEHWASNGQENGQNGYSAYRENGFHGGAAAHPNATVDDSANLPPSPPPSPSAQQIGPAAQDKLEPVSAFSAEEQQQDEDEQEEVAVCQEEEVTYGQAGALEQKDLLADAQVWGCEQAQTPELQNGASRHREQSPSEQARLEENTKQEAQEGNREKTVEAIQVISQCGAEVKADTGSDSKTYFVTTSEESEDEAEGRKSRMFSEHLCPVPGRFLSKLTLGEQMMGEEVFNEYSVPMPSPEDSSYPLMDFQVNNLGDQTIDNKGSNLGILQKSPSRAKILEKAVTSGMKPDRLRIPKIGPKDRLTEFPLGNALPGDMKIPTIPEVDIEKDPSREASPVPPDTSFIFTSSETERERQKQDCKKLLGGPRTPARSETKGKDEIPDAQKPSDGTSALYLQEGSPKPQFPSPVIIIPQAQVEEEDDREVVEDLRCDADEPVLPKVDQKEPQVAQVIQENNGVGQAKRHFCSPSVCSDEDHQDDATEIREEKKTGMQSSMEISQKIEDPYQASLDEAPADVSICDTDSSWIDSKDDDKTITTKQIRTFPPTQSVTLGILGVDTPTKRLPARGSKVLRKGLGFRPKEEMKKKKVAIIRRADQNKVSAFQARKSLAKAAVKHPRPALLHRRKAAGVESSQPLSVHQSRERPTPLSLHLSRQRTSSPTRPVLLKMAMQSQQSPRPDSACSLKRSPQVEAVLSEAPPTLACSRTAPQKNIQERTYRSPEKRSSLPRPSKSLTRHLPASEQEDNSTPCRPTSINTEVKGDSRSGRGPSMAGTDSGRSWSARSGTSTPGSSAVTPGTPPSYSRTPGSRTPGSHTPKSFSVLQEKKVAIIRTPPKSPSSAQRQLKVLNQPLPDLKNVKSKIGSTANLKHQPKGGQVQILNEKVDFSHVQSKCGSKDNLKHTPKGGNVMIPSVKLDFSHVQAKCGSLNKLQHTPGGGNVQIQSNKIDLSHITSKCGSMSNIRYRPGGGNVRIENVKLDFKDKAQPKIGSMDNTSHMPGGGNVMIESHKLSFRETAKARVDHGAEIVVTHSPGLGMSGTSPHLSSDGSINQLDSPQLATLAQDVTAALAKQGL